In Arthrobacter sp. SLBN-83, one DNA window encodes the following:
- a CDS encoding acyl-CoA dehydrogenase family protein: MTSATDSQAKDAPADETPVPAGKIGAGATAEDARAVAEAAREYGWDRPSFAKGLYLGSFDLDLVHPWPAADPASVERGEEFMARLTEFAKTMSGRAIEREAKIPDDYIKGLTDLGVFGMKIPEEYGGLGLSLVYYGRALALLGSVHPSLGALISAHQSIGVPEPVKVFGTPEQKREYLPRCAAGAVTAFLLTEPDVGSDPARLGSTATPTDDGDAYLLDGVKLWTTNGVIAELVVVMAVVPAHTDPDGTRHKGGISAFVVEMDSPGITVENRNAFMGLRGIENGVTRFHQVRVPAANRLGREGQGLKIALTTLNTGRLALPALCVASGRWSLKIAREWSNARTQWGRPVGEHEAVGKKIAFIAASAFALDAVFELSAELADAGQKDVRIEAALAKLWATEISCTIADELVQIRGGRGFETAESLAARGERAVPAEQQLRDLRINRIFEGSSEIMRLLIAREAVDAHLAAAGDLASLDASLADKAKAAVGASSFYAKWLPKLVAGAGMDPRSYGEFGRLAKHLRFVERSSRRLARQTFYGMGRWQAKLERKQAFLGRVVDIGAELFAMTACCSRAEMLLKTSPDKAAGAYELADAYCEQARVRVDEYFDQLWRNTDDADRELTRKVLAGDYTWLEAGVLDQSEGTGPWIADASPGPSQKEDLHRKYR; the protein is encoded by the coding sequence ATGACCTCCGCCACTGACAGCCAGGCCAAGGACGCCCCGGCTGATGAGACCCCCGTCCCCGCCGGCAAGATCGGTGCCGGGGCCACCGCTGAAGATGCCCGGGCCGTCGCCGAAGCCGCCCGCGAATATGGCTGGGACCGTCCAAGCTTCGCCAAGGGCCTTTACCTTGGCAGCTTTGACCTGGACCTGGTCCACCCGTGGCCTGCCGCGGACCCTGCATCCGTGGAACGGGGTGAGGAGTTCATGGCCCGCCTCACGGAGTTCGCCAAAACCATGTCCGGCCGCGCGATCGAGCGGGAAGCAAAGATCCCGGACGACTACATCAAGGGCTTGACGGATCTGGGCGTCTTTGGCATGAAGATCCCGGAGGAATACGGCGGCCTTGGGCTCTCGCTGGTGTACTACGGCCGGGCCCTTGCCTTGCTGGGCAGCGTGCACCCCAGCCTGGGCGCCCTCATCTCTGCCCACCAGTCCATCGGCGTGCCGGAGCCGGTAAAGGTCTTTGGCACGCCGGAACAGAAGCGCGAGTACCTGCCCCGCTGTGCCGCCGGTGCCGTCACCGCGTTCCTCCTCACCGAACCGGACGTGGGCAGCGATCCCGCGCGCCTGGGCAGCACAGCAACTCCAACGGACGACGGCGACGCGTACCTTTTGGACGGCGTGAAACTTTGGACCACCAACGGGGTGATCGCCGAACTGGTGGTGGTGATGGCGGTGGTCCCGGCGCACACCGATCCGGACGGCACCAGGCACAAGGGCGGCATCAGTGCGTTCGTGGTGGAAATGGATTCCCCGGGCATCACGGTGGAGAACCGGAACGCGTTCATGGGCCTGCGCGGCATCGAGAACGGGGTGACCCGCTTCCATCAGGTAAGGGTGCCGGCCGCCAACCGGCTGGGCCGCGAGGGGCAGGGCCTGAAGATCGCGCTCACCACGCTTAATACCGGCCGCCTGGCGTTACCCGCCCTCTGCGTGGCCTCCGGGCGGTGGAGCTTGAAGATTGCCCGGGAATGGTCCAACGCCCGCACCCAGTGGGGCCGTCCCGTGGGCGAACACGAAGCCGTGGGCAAGAAAATTGCGTTCATCGCGGCCTCGGCCTTTGCCCTGGACGCGGTCTTCGAACTCTCCGCCGAGCTTGCCGATGCCGGCCAGAAGGACGTCCGGATCGAGGCGGCGCTCGCCAAGCTCTGGGCCACCGAGATCAGCTGCACCATTGCGGACGAGCTGGTCCAGATCCGTGGCGGGCGGGGCTTCGAGACCGCAGAGTCGCTGGCCGCGCGGGGTGAACGTGCGGTGCCGGCCGAGCAACAGTTGCGGGACCTGCGAATCAACAGGATCTTCGAGGGGTCCTCGGAAATCATGCGGCTGCTGATCGCCCGGGAAGCGGTGGATGCGCACCTTGCTGCCGCCGGCGACCTTGCGTCCCTGGACGCGAGCCTGGCCGACAAAGCGAAGGCCGCCGTCGGGGCTTCCAGCTTCTATGCCAAATGGCTGCCGAAATTGGTCGCCGGCGCCGGCATGGACCCCCGCTCGTACGGTGAGTTCGGCAGGCTGGCCAAGCACCTCCGCTTCGTGGAACGCTCGTCGCGCCGGCTGGCACGTCAAACCTTCTACGGCATGGGCCGGTGGCAGGCCAAGCTGGAGCGGAAGCAGGCGTTCCTGGGCCGCGTGGTGGACATCGGCGCCGAACTCTTCGCCATGACCGCCTGCTGTTCCCGCGCCGAGATGCTCCTCAAGACGTCCCCTGACAAGGCCGCCGGCGCGTACGAACTGGCCGACGCCTACTGCGAGCAGGCCAGGGTGCGTGTGGACGAGTACTTCGACCAGCTGTGGCGGAACACGGACGACGCCGACCGGGAGCTGACGCGCAAGGTCCTGGCCGGTGACTACACGTGGCTTGAGGCGGGCGTGCTGGACCAGTCCGAAGGCACCGGCCCCTGGATCGCCGATGCCTCGCCGGGGCCGTCCCAAAAGGAGGACCTGCACCGGAAATACCGGTAA
- a CDS encoding TIGR04086 family membrane protein: MSSSTDPENPPPRRAREDETTRSGSYRNGNADDAATRSFDQAPAREGVGAREEVPTRAVDRDRGIGRDRDAVVDRDRADVRAEREYQPAPTVATPVVDAGLADRETAVARQKERFGGIKVGSAFFGWLTATGMAVLLTALVAAAGTAVGLANNTDVNQAVNQAAQNSGTVGLVGIIVLLVILFLSYYCGGYVAGRMARFNGAKQGLMVWVWALIAAIVVAILGLVAGQQFNVLANLNSFPRIPVNEGQLTTTSIIAAVVVAAVALIGAILGGLAGMRFHRKVDRAGFTPDSEFYDDEE, translated from the coding sequence ATGAGCAGCTCAACGGACCCAGAGAACCCGCCTCCCCGCCGCGCCCGGGAGGACGAAACCACCCGCAGCGGAAGCTACCGCAACGGTAACGCCGACGACGCCGCCACGCGCTCGTTTGACCAGGCGCCGGCCCGGGAAGGAGTGGGGGCGCGGGAAGAAGTGCCAACCCGCGCCGTGGACCGTGACCGCGGCATTGGCAGGGACCGGGACGCCGTGGTGGACCGTGACCGCGCGGACGTCAGGGCGGAGCGGGAATACCAGCCCGCGCCGACTGTTGCCACCCCCGTAGTTGACGCCGGACTGGCAGACAGGGAAACCGCCGTCGCGCGCCAGAAGGAGCGGTTTGGCGGCATCAAGGTGGGTTCGGCGTTCTTTGGCTGGCTGACCGCTACCGGTATGGCCGTGCTGTTGACGGCGCTGGTGGCCGCCGCCGGCACCGCCGTGGGGCTCGCCAATAACACCGACGTCAACCAGGCCGTAAACCAGGCTGCGCAGAACAGCGGCACCGTCGGACTGGTGGGCATCATCGTCCTGCTGGTGATCCTGTTTCTCTCCTACTACTGCGGCGGCTACGTGGCCGGCCGGATGGCCCGCTTCAACGGCGCCAAGCAGGGGCTCATGGTGTGGGTGTGGGCCTTGATCGCGGCCATCGTGGTGGCAATCCTGGGGCTCGTGGCAGGACAGCAGTTCAACGTCCTCGCCAACCTGAACAGCTTCCCCCGCATCCCCGTCAATGAAGGCCAGCTCACCACCACCAGCATCATCGCCGCGGTGGTGGTGGCAGCAGTGGCCCTCATCGGAGCCATCCTCGGCGGCCTGGCAGGCATGCGCTTCCACCGGAAGGTTGACCGCGCCGGCTTCACCCCGGACAGCGAGTTCTACGACGACGAGGAGTAG
- a CDS encoding ATP-binding protein translates to MTIASMLPLGDVTNPGQMRLALVQVVNWGTFHGAHTMHVDRDGTLLTGNSGVGKSTLFDAMLRVFDARPRSNEAAAQRSGAVEDKRTTFTYMRGKVGDKAVGEGSASAFQRPGATWSAVALTFDNAAGTRVTISALFDLPKNGTESSVGRFYLIDNVPLDLETLEGIADKRFTKGALETIFPHAQVFDVHKAFAERFRRLLGISSDQALPLLRVIQAGKGLGGSVNTFFRDQVLDAPATLAAADDVVEEFSNLMSIRQRLEDVRQQRDQLAPVPGLNREYAQSLLDANRLRELVGEEFEAYKQQLAVTVHQKTLLRFRELAQAKAKELGAERGVRDGLARELRQLETDYNNQGGNAISAIEQSLENARVGLKLRQQVEEAAQQALADAGLQLEWSAAGWEQAHEQAAARSAELKDDSQALQELRFEAFDAHASRKRELAAAEQELVSLKTRKSLLPPSSIENRAAIAAATGVPEDRMPFAGELMDLAEGEERWRPAAERALRSLATTLLVPGEHFGAVTRYLNDHNVRGALRAVDVSKPLAGGALAVEDARDGDLLTKLDILAAGSAAEAGEWVRERIALDFAYPCVEDPDELAGMDKGLSLGGVVKRNRHTVEKDDRFTSRQDYVLGFDNAAKLELVAAQVEDLRQEVAKAAELAQSREDSHQGMSRQLDALRRIAEDDRPWEQVSAAVAADELARIEQRLKDALDAQADLEPLRATIEEVRQKHQSSTESAAVLQSEYKALDRQLTAADTLLEAARNRLAQAPPSDPTVKALEPYFAEFGDVTEMHELDNLANRVRTALLGELHTAESRGQATAERLTRIFEGFVREWGSAISADHGTSIGAASEFEARYHAIVNDGLPAQEAEFRQFFNQRTHESFSTLLHLLDEERRSITSRILPLNGILSQVNFHEGSYLELDIKQTLPPTAKQFKDAIQNALKARHTRPAKAEAARADGSGPDKDDDGELTARYKSLETLVKRLGSQAPEDRRWRAEVLDVRGHLFIQCKEHREVAGPRGGKKTEVFMHADTGSMSGGERQRFTAFIMAAALSYQLGIAEQGFTTYGTVMMDEAFVLASEEFAGAGIKALHEFGFQLLLAAPENVIDLSRHLGSVTEILRDRRTNRSGVLTAPVIRPRPGEEGAWRSEANPVDIVLR, encoded by the coding sequence ATGACGATCGCGAGCATGCTCCCGTTGGGGGATGTCACGAACCCGGGGCAGATGCGGCTTGCGTTGGTGCAGGTGGTCAACTGGGGGACGTTCCATGGGGCGCACACGATGCACGTGGACCGCGACGGGACGCTGCTGACGGGTAACTCGGGCGTGGGCAAGTCGACGTTGTTCGATGCGATGCTGCGGGTGTTTGATGCGCGGCCCCGGTCCAATGAGGCGGCGGCGCAGCGTTCGGGGGCGGTGGAGGACAAGCGGACCACGTTCACGTATATGCGCGGCAAGGTGGGGGACAAGGCCGTGGGCGAGGGCTCGGCCAGTGCGTTCCAGCGGCCGGGTGCCACGTGGTCCGCCGTCGCCCTGACATTCGACAACGCGGCCGGCACGCGGGTGACGATCTCGGCGCTGTTCGACCTGCCCAAGAACGGCACGGAGTCCAGCGTGGGCCGGTTCTACCTGATCGACAACGTGCCCCTGGACCTGGAGACGCTGGAGGGGATTGCGGACAAGCGCTTCACCAAGGGAGCGCTGGAGACGATCTTCCCGCACGCCCAGGTCTTCGACGTCCACAAGGCGTTCGCGGAGCGGTTCCGGCGCCTTCTGGGTATCAGCTCGGACCAGGCGCTGCCCCTGCTGCGCGTGATCCAGGCCGGCAAGGGCTTGGGCGGGAGCGTCAACACGTTCTTCCGCGACCAGGTCCTGGACGCCCCCGCAACGTTGGCCGCCGCGGATGACGTGGTGGAGGAGTTCAGCAACCTGATGTCCATCCGCCAGCGGCTGGAGGACGTCCGGCAGCAGCGCGACCAGCTGGCGCCGGTGCCGGGGCTGAACCGGGAGTACGCGCAGTCGCTGCTGGACGCCAACCGGCTCCGGGAGCTGGTGGGCGAGGAGTTCGAGGCGTACAAGCAGCAGCTCGCCGTCACGGTCCATCAGAAGACCCTGCTCCGCTTCCGTGAACTGGCCCAGGCGAAAGCCAAGGAACTCGGCGCCGAGCGGGGTGTCCGGGATGGCCTGGCCAGGGAACTGCGGCAGCTGGAGACCGACTACAACAACCAGGGCGGTAACGCGATCTCCGCAATCGAGCAGTCGCTGGAGAACGCCCGGGTTGGCCTGAAGCTCCGCCAGCAGGTGGAGGAGGCGGCCCAGCAGGCGCTGGCCGACGCCGGGCTGCAGCTGGAGTGGAGCGCCGCCGGTTGGGAGCAGGCCCACGAACAGGCGGCGGCACGGTCGGCAGAGCTGAAGGATGATTCGCAGGCGCTTCAGGAGCTGCGGTTCGAGGCGTTTGACGCCCATGCCAGCCGGAAACGCGAGCTGGCCGCTGCCGAGCAGGAGCTCGTCTCGCTGAAGACGCGCAAGTCCCTCCTGCCGCCGTCGAGCATCGAAAACCGTGCGGCTATCGCCGCCGCAACCGGCGTACCCGAGGACCGGATGCCCTTCGCCGGTGAACTGATGGATCTGGCCGAGGGAGAGGAACGGTGGCGTCCGGCTGCGGAGCGTGCCCTCCGCAGCCTGGCCACCACCCTGCTGGTCCCCGGTGAGCACTTCGGTGCCGTGACCCGGTACCTCAACGACCACAATGTCCGCGGCGCGCTCCGGGCAGTGGACGTGTCCAAGCCGCTTGCCGGCGGTGCGCTCGCCGTGGAGGACGCGCGCGACGGCGACCTGCTCACCAAGCTGGACATCCTCGCCGCCGGCTCGGCTGCCGAGGCCGGCGAATGGGTCCGCGAGCGGATCGCCCTGGACTTTGCCTACCCCTGCGTCGAAGACCCCGACGAGCTGGCCGGCATGGACAAGGGCCTGAGCCTGGGCGGCGTGGTCAAGCGCAACCGGCACACGGTGGAAAAGGACGACCGCTTCACCAGCCGGCAGGACTACGTCCTGGGCTTCGACAACGCCGCCAAGCTGGAACTTGTGGCGGCCCAGGTGGAGGACCTCCGGCAGGAAGTGGCCAAAGCCGCCGAGCTGGCGCAGAGCCGCGAGGACTCGCACCAGGGCATGAGCCGGCAGCTCGATGCGCTGCGGAGGATTGCCGAAGATGACCGCCCGTGGGAGCAGGTGTCTGCGGCAGTTGCTGCCGATGAGCTGGCGCGGATAGAGCAGCGGCTCAAGGACGCCCTGGACGCCCAGGCGGACCTGGAACCGCTCCGCGCCACCATCGAGGAGGTCCGGCAGAAGCACCAGTCCAGCACGGAATCCGCCGCGGTCCTGCAAAGCGAATATAAGGCACTCGACCGCCAGCTGACGGCTGCGGACACCCTGCTGGAAGCCGCGCGGAACCGCCTTGCCCAGGCGCCGCCGTCGGATCCCACCGTCAAAGCGCTGGAACCGTACTTCGCGGAATTCGGCGACGTCACCGAGATGCACGAGCTGGACAACCTGGCCAACCGGGTCCGCACCGCCCTGCTGGGCGAACTGCACACCGCGGAGTCACGCGGACAGGCCACGGCCGAGCGGCTCACCCGCATCTTCGAAGGTTTCGTGCGCGAGTGGGGCAGCGCCATCTCGGCGGACCACGGCACCAGCATCGGCGCGGCCAGCGAATTCGAGGCCCGGTACCACGCAATCGTCAACGACGGGCTGCCTGCGCAGGAAGCGGAGTTCCGGCAGTTCTTCAACCAGCGCACGCATGAATCGTTCAGCACCCTGCTGCACCTGCTGGACGAGGAACGCCGCTCCATCACCAGCCGGATCCTGCCGCTGAACGGCATCCTGTCGCAGGTGAACTTCCACGAAGGCAGCTACCTGGAACTGGACATCAAGCAGACGCTGCCGCCCACGGCCAAGCAGTTCAAGGACGCCATCCAAAACGCCCTGAAGGCGCGGCATACCCGGCCGGCCAAGGCGGAGGCAGCCCGCGCGGACGGTTCCGGCCCCGACAAGGACGACGACGGCGAGCTCACCGCCCGCTACAAGTCCCTGGAAACCCTGGTGAAGAGACTTGGATCGCAGGCACCCGAGGACCGGCGATGGCGCGCCGAGGTGCTGGACGTGCGCGGACATCTGTTCATCCAGTGCAAAGAGCACAGGGAAGTGGCAGGCCCCCGCGGCGGCAAAAAGACCGAGGTGTTCATGCACGCCGACACCGGTTCCATGTCCGGCGGCGAGCGACAGCGGTTTACGGCGTTCATCATGGCCGCGGCCCTGAGCTACCAGCTGGGCATCGCGGAGCAGGGCTTCACCACTTACGGCACAGTGATGATGGACGAGGCCTTCGTGCTCGCCTCCGAGGAGTTCGCAGGTGCCGGGATCAAGGCGTTGCACGAGTTCGGCTTCCAGCTGCTGCTGGCAGCCCCCGAAAACGTGATCGACCTGTCCCGGCACCTGGGCTCGGTCACCGAGATCCTCCGCGACCGGCGCACCAACCGCTCCGGCGTCCTTACCGCGCCCGTAATCCGGCCCCGTCCCGGCGAGGAAGGGGCCTGGCGGTCCGAGGCAAACCCGGTGGACATCGTCCTGCGCTAG
- a CDS encoding ABC transporter substrate-binding protein, which translates to MTSPLFPGPVPTRRTLFSSAAKATAVLAAAALTLSACSTGPTTPVADAGNATSSTAFPVTIKHVYGETTIEKQPTRVATVSWVNDDVAIALGVVPAGVPKNEWGGNPQGSTPWKDAALEKLGAGFGSAKAPVQYSEADGINFTEIAKLNPDVILAAYSGLTEEDYRKLSGIAPVVAHPDVAYGTSWQDATTIIGKALGKEGEAAKLVSDTEATVKDKVSQYPQIQGKSFIYGNLEPVKGDGVNVYTANDNRPRFLSEIGMTLAPVVADNSKGSKEFYIPWSAEKANELLSDIFVTWVPDSSTADAIKADSLLGQIPAIKNGALVADSDNTLTLSISASSPLSLPWSLDAFLPQLAAAAAAVK; encoded by the coding sequence GTGACCAGCCCCTTATTCCCCGGCCCCGTACCCACCCGCCGGACGCTCTTCTCTTCCGCCGCCAAGGCGACGGCAGTGCTGGCAGCGGCAGCACTCACGCTTTCCGCCTGCAGCACGGGCCCAACCACCCCGGTTGCGGATGCGGGCAACGCCACCAGCAGCACAGCATTCCCGGTCACCATCAAGCACGTGTATGGCGAGACCACCATCGAGAAGCAGCCCACCCGCGTTGCCACGGTCTCCTGGGTGAACGACGACGTCGCGATCGCCCTCGGGGTGGTCCCGGCAGGTGTTCCCAAGAATGAATGGGGCGGCAACCCGCAGGGCTCCACACCATGGAAGGACGCGGCCCTCGAAAAGCTGGGAGCCGGATTCGGGTCGGCCAAGGCACCAGTCCAGTACTCGGAGGCGGACGGCATCAACTTCACCGAAATCGCCAAGCTCAACCCGGACGTCATCCTCGCCGCCTACTCCGGCCTCACCGAAGAGGACTACAGGAAACTCAGCGGGATCGCCCCCGTGGTGGCCCACCCCGACGTGGCGTACGGAACGTCGTGGCAGGACGCCACCACCATCATCGGCAAGGCCCTGGGCAAGGAGGGCGAAGCCGCCAAGCTCGTCTCCGACACGGAAGCCACCGTCAAGGACAAGGTTTCCCAGTACCCGCAGATCCAGGGCAAGAGCTTCATTTACGGCAACCTGGAGCCAGTGAAGGGCGACGGCGTCAACGTCTATACCGCCAACGACAACCGCCCCCGTTTCCTGAGCGAAATCGGCATGACGCTGGCCCCGGTGGTTGCGGACAACTCCAAGGGATCCAAGGAGTTCTACATTCCATGGTCGGCCGAGAAGGCGAACGAGCTGCTGTCGGACATCTTCGTCACCTGGGTTCCCGACTCCTCCACAGCGGACGCCATCAAGGCCGATTCGCTGCTCGGCCAGATCCCCGCCATCAAAAACGGCGCCCTGGTAGCAGATTCTGACAACACGCTGACCCTGTCCATCTCGGCTTCGTCGCCGCTGAGCCTGCCCTGGTCCCTGGACGCGTTCCTGCCGCAGTTGGCCGCCGCCGCGGCCGCAGTGAAGTAG
- a CDS encoding DUF4194 domain-containing protein translates to MTEVSHDAGLDEAEDIQPGAEPAPAAERPFTVSPRDTFVDGAALFPGDTGVLSMKVRQALVKLLKGPYIDGGRDEKLWTVLLDNQVTLRSRLSELFLTLQLDHERKIAVLRPVDPEVIGGSTRSSILRQQRALSRVETIVLLRLRLLLDRHVTAQTDPTITREEITDLVAHYQPAGQQDALRDSDVVTRAITKLLARQLLLPTGLDDVYTISNALPLALPFENIGDIPAHIEALVAASADPTGTEALIDLDGDTSGEDDGAGDDDADAAPGTSGDDGDMRQRASKRGTSEHAEHVPGGGANESKTEVTK, encoded by the coding sequence ATGACTGAGGTTTCACACGACGCCGGCCTGGACGAGGCTGAGGATATCCAGCCTGGGGCCGAGCCCGCACCGGCAGCCGAGCGCCCGTTCACCGTTTCACCGCGCGACACCTTCGTCGACGGCGCTGCGCTGTTTCCCGGCGACACCGGCGTCCTGTCCATGAAGGTGCGCCAGGCCCTGGTGAAGCTCCTCAAGGGCCCGTACATCGACGGTGGCCGCGACGAGAAGCTGTGGACCGTACTCCTGGACAACCAGGTAACCCTGCGCAGCCGCCTCTCCGAGTTGTTCCTCACCCTGCAGCTGGACCACGAGCGGAAGATCGCCGTTCTCCGGCCGGTGGACCCGGAGGTGATCGGCGGCAGCACCCGGTCCAGCATCCTGCGCCAGCAGCGTGCCCTCAGCCGGGTGGAAACCATCGTGCTGCTCCGCCTCCGCCTGCTGCTGGACCGGCACGTCACCGCCCAAACCGATCCCACCATCACCCGCGAGGAAATTACGGACCTGGTGGCGCACTACCAGCCTGCCGGGCAACAGGACGCCCTCCGCGACTCCGACGTGGTCACCCGCGCCATCACCAAGCTCCTGGCCCGCCAACTCCTGCTGCCCACGGGCTTGGACGACGTCTACACGATCTCCAATGCCTTGCCCCTGGCCCTGCCGTTCGAAAACATCGGCGACATCCCGGCCCACATCGAGGCCTTGGTAGCAGCGTCGGCAGATCCCACGGGCACAGAAGCGCTAATAGACCTCGACGGCGATACTTCGGGTGAGGACGACGGTGCGGGGGACGACGACGCCGATGCCGCCCCCGGCACCAGCGGTGACGACGGGGACATGCGGCAGCGTGCGTCTAAGCGAGGAACGAGCGAGCACGCCGAGCATGTGCCCGGTGGCGGCGCGAACGAAAGCAAGACTGAGGTGACTAAATGA
- a CDS encoding FBP domain-containing protein, which yields MQSVTPQQIRSSFINASRSEAAKLTLPKNFDSLDWDNLEFLGWRDEKMPLRGYLVVPGAKGLTGIMLRAPEGGARKKRSVLCELCRDVFSKEDVLLWVAKRAGQSGRDGNTVGTLICADFLCCGNVRKEPPVNEINPDPAAVVVRQIQGLQERTAQFLGRVQSK from the coding sequence ATGCAATCAGTCACGCCCCAACAGATCCGTTCATCGTTCATCAACGCCAGCCGCTCAGAGGCTGCAAAACTCACACTGCCCAAGAACTTCGACTCCCTTGACTGGGACAACCTGGAGTTCCTGGGCTGGCGCGACGAAAAGATGCCGCTGCGCGGTTACCTGGTGGTTCCCGGGGCCAAAGGCCTGACGGGAATCATGCTCCGGGCACCCGAAGGCGGCGCCAGGAAGAAGCGCTCGGTGTTGTGCGAGCTCTGCCGCGACGTGTTCTCAAAAGAAGACGTGCTTCTTTGGGTCGCCAAACGGGCCGGACAATCCGGCCGCGACGGCAACACCGTGGGCACCCTGATCTGCGCCGACTTCCTGTGCTGCGGCAACGTCCGCAAGGAACCGCCGGTCAACGAGATCAACCCGGATCCGGCCGCCGTGGTGGTGCGCCAGATCCAGGGCCTGCAGGAACGCACGGCGCAGTTCCTGGGCAGAGTGCAGTCGAAGTAG
- a CDS encoding DUF3375 family protein, with protein sequence MPRSARSSADAISARLRDLELLTKGPAWALTRSAPWVIAVLQASFTRTRPQVPLEEFHADVDTFLEELRRQDPGLGGGANGKAFGDEWTRRQFLTRRNQSGQIVYEATEPAARVLAFLDSLSSERSTLNGSRLGTLLGDVEKLANETNPDQSARLEALEEEIEERQQLIEDISTGEFDGLLDDDEAVEAAGNILDLAASLPADYKKMRDRIEELVGELRNQIIEESLTKGATMAQVLEADKRLRQSPEGRTFRSFTAFLEDPQQQLRFRSAIGEVLSRQFADELSPEDRETLKNLVAELRQQHSQIQRIYGKLSESLNTYVQSDDFRQSVRLRQVLREAEQAIRSLPYERERPGLVPGPVLYNAGFESLSMVKLFDPDEFAAPPRLADPIAFTDSDRVRSPRTGKAKPAVVRAALAGAATLADAWQQLPPEEQHINSIRALLSEALHAGADFNRSDYEGLDFEQIDGSTRRAYLPVVTLAKDSDD encoded by the coding sequence GTGCCCCGCTCCGCCAGGTCATCCGCTGACGCCATCAGCGCCCGGCTCCGGGACCTCGAACTCCTCACCAAGGGACCTGCCTGGGCCCTGACGCGCTCGGCGCCGTGGGTGATCGCGGTGCTGCAGGCTTCCTTTACCCGCACCCGGCCCCAGGTGCCGCTCGAGGAGTTCCACGCCGACGTCGACACCTTCCTTGAGGAGCTCCGGCGCCAGGACCCCGGGCTGGGAGGAGGGGCCAACGGCAAGGCTTTTGGCGATGAGTGGACCCGGCGGCAGTTCCTGACCCGCCGCAACCAGTCCGGACAGATTGTCTATGAGGCCACCGAGCCTGCAGCCCGTGTGCTCGCCTTCCTGGACAGCCTCTCCAGTGAGCGGTCCACCCTGAACGGTTCCCGCTTGGGCACGCTCCTGGGCGATGTGGAAAAGCTCGCCAACGAAACCAACCCGGACCAGAGCGCCCGCCTCGAAGCGCTGGAAGAGGAAATTGAGGAGCGCCAGCAACTGATCGAGGACATCAGCACCGGCGAGTTCGACGGCCTGCTTGACGACGACGAAGCCGTCGAAGCTGCCGGGAACATCCTGGACCTCGCCGCGAGCCTGCCTGCCGACTACAAAAAGATGCGCGACCGGATCGAGGAACTGGTGGGTGAACTCCGCAACCAGATCATCGAGGAGTCGCTGACCAAGGGTGCCACGATGGCCCAGGTCCTGGAAGCCGACAAGCGGCTGCGCCAGAGCCCCGAGGGAAGGACGTTCCGTTCCTTCACCGCATTCCTTGAGGACCCGCAGCAGCAGCTTCGCTTCCGCTCCGCTATCGGTGAGGTCCTGAGCCGGCAGTTCGCGGACGAGCTCTCACCCGAGGACCGGGAAACGCTGAAGAACCTGGTGGCCGAGCTCCGCCAGCAGCACAGCCAGATCCAGCGCATCTACGGCAAGCTCAGCGAAAGCCTCAACACGTACGTCCAGAGTGACGACTTCCGCCAATCGGTCAGGCTGCGCCAGGTCCTGCGCGAAGCCGAGCAGGCCATCCGCTCCCTCCCGTACGAGCGGGAACGGCCCGGTCTGGTTCCCGGGCCGGTCCTCTACAACGCCGGCTTCGAGTCCCTGTCCATGGTGAAGCTGTTCGACCCGGACGAGTTCGCGGCACCGCCCCGCCTGGCCGACCCCATCGCCTTCACCGACTCGGACCGGGTGCGCTCGCCGAGGACGGGCAAGGCCAAGCCGGCCGTGGTCCGGGCGGCCCTGGCAGGAGCCGCAACGTTGGCCGACGCCTGGCAGCAGCTGCCGCCCGAAGAGCAGCACATCAACTCCATCCGCGCCCTGCTGTCGGAGGCCCTGCACGCCGGGGCCGACTTTAACCGCAGCGACTATGAGGGCCTGGACTTCGAACAGATAGACGGCTCAACCCGCAGGGCCTACCTGCCGGTGGTCACGCTCGCAAAGGATTCAGATGACTGA